One genomic window of Silurus meridionalis isolate SWU-2019-XX chromosome 22, ASM1480568v1, whole genome shotgun sequence includes the following:
- the litaf gene encoding lipopolysaccharide-induced tumor necrosis factor-alpha factor homolog, with protein MASAPPMESSVPLGFAPPPPSYDEATGSGGIYPQGIYPQGTALSPPPQPPMEKAASPYPPQAYAQMYPSPQPVPTVQPLVSVQTVYVQPTAFGDVPVQTCCPMCSQTVITRMEHTSGTMAWLVCAGLCIIGCMYGCCLIPFCVDGLKDVTHFCPNCNNPIGSFKRL; from the exons ATGGCCAGCGCTCCTCCGATGGAGTCCTCTGTTCCGCTCGGCTTCGCCCCTCCGCCTCCGTCTTATGATGAAGCTACGGGCTCAGGAGGCATTTACCCACAAGGCATTTACCCACAAGGCACTGCGCTTTCTCCTCCCCCGCAACCTCCGATGGAGAAAGCTGCATCGCCTTATCCCCCACAAGCTTATGCACAAATGTACCCGAGCCCTCAACCTGTACCCACTGTTCAACCCTTGG TTTCCGTGCAGACGGTGTACGTGCAGCCGACTGCGTTTGGAGATGTTCCAGTGCAGACATGTTGCCCCATGTGCTCTCAGACTGTGATAACTCGCATGGAACACACTTCAGGCACCATGGCCTGGCTGGTGTGTGCAGGCCTGTGCATTATTGG CTGTATGTATGGGTGTTGCCTGATCCCCTTCTGCGTGGACGGCCTGAAGGACGTGACGCACTTTTGCCCCAATTGCAACAATCCTATCGGTTCGTTCAAACGGCTCTAA
- the rmi2 gene encoding recQ-mediated genome instability protein 2, with translation MNVSGSNGEKSRRPPVKVLSSQLREATGESAGSGKTELRIRRLGGSGWLTVSVVWMQGTVVEAHTDQNSVLLLDETGNFHITGVNNIPRGKPCLSPGKYVMVMGIIQSHSPEPVLRAVKMADLSDNAAMHRKMWKYEVEDLQHTLS, from the exons ATGAACGTGTCGGGTTCGAATGGAGAAAAGTCGAGAAGGCCTCCAGTTAAAGTTCTGTCCAGtcaactgagagaagccacaggGGAAAGTGCGGGGAGCGGAAAGACGGAGCTGAGGATCCGCAGACTGGGCGGCAGCGGGTGGTTAACGGTGTCGGTGGTTTGGATGCAGGGCACCGTGGTGGAAGCTCACACCGACCAAAACTCCGTACTGCTTCTGGACGAGACGGGAAActtccacatcaccggtgttaATAACATCCCCAGAGGAAAACCCTGCCTCAGCCCCG GGAAGTACGTGATGGTTATGGGCATCATTCAGTCTCATAGTCCAGAGCCGGTGCTTCGTGCGGTGAAGATGGCGGATCTTTCGGATAACGCAGCCATGCACaggaaaatgtggaaatatgAAGTTGAAGACCTCCAACACACCTTGTCGTAA
- the ubfd1 gene encoding ubiquitin domain-containing protein UBFD1 isoform X2 yields the protein MEMETEVSLKASEVSSDEGSKGDAAGLKGAGLEQAVLADGENSSPSEVSAVSNGDDSDEGKEMVEVKIIWNKNKYDLKIPLDGTGAKLKERIHTLTGLPPAMQKVMYKGLLPEDKTLREIKVTNGAKIMVVGSTINDVLAVNTPKEVIQQEVKAEENKKEPLCRQKQHRKVLDKGKPEDVMPTLKGVKERLPTVPLSGMYNKSGGKVRLTFKLEQDQLWIGTKERTEKIPMGSIKNVVTEPIEGHEDYHMMAFQLGPTEASQYWVYWVPAQYVDAIKDTVLGKWQYF from the exons ATGGAAATGGAAACCGAAGTCAGTCTGAAAGCATCCGAAGTGTCATCTGACGAGGGCAGTAAAGGAGATGCAGCAGGGCTCAAAGGAGCAGGGCTCGAACAAGCCGTCCTCGCCGACGGGGAAAACTCTTCGCCGTCTGAGGTCTCCGCGGTCAGCAACGGAGATGACAGCGATGAGGGGAAGGAGATGGTGGAAGTGAAAATTATTTGGAACAAGAACAAATACGATCTTAAAATACCTTTAGATGGAACCGGGGCAAAGCTGAAAGAGAgaattcacacactcactg GTCTTCCACCCGCTATGCAGAAGGTGATGTACAAGGGACTGCTACCCGAGGACAAAACGCTTCGCGAAATAAAAGTTACAAACGGTGCGAAAATAATGGTGGTTGGGTCAACAATAAACGACGTGCTGGCTGTAAATACACCGAAGGAAGTAATTCAACAAGAAGTCAAAgctgaggaaaacaaaaaagagccGCTGTGCAGACAAAAG CAACATAGAAAAGTGTTGGACAAAGGAAAACCGGAGGATGTTATGCCAACATTAAAAGGAGTAAAg GAGCGTTTACCAACAGTGCCTTTATCTGGAATGTACAACAAATCTGGAGGAAAAGTACGGCTCACTTTTAAACTGGAACAGGATCAGCTCTGGATTGGAACAAAGG aAAGGACAGAAAAAATCCCAATGGGATCCATCAAAAATGTTGTGACTGAGCCAATAGAAGGTCATGAAGACTACCATATGATG GCATTTCAGCTGGGTCCGACGGAAGCCTCTCAATACTGGGTTTACTGGGTGCCTGCACAGTACGTCGATGCAATCAAAGACACAGTCCTTGGAAAATGGCAGTATTTTTAA
- the ubfd1 gene encoding ubiquitin domain-containing protein UBFD1 isoform X1 — protein MAAQDGSEGMEMETEVSLKASEVSSDEGSKGDAAGLKGAGLEQAVLADGENSSPSEVSAVSNGDDSDEGKEMVEVKIIWNKNKYDLKIPLDGTGAKLKERIHTLTGLPPAMQKVMYKGLLPEDKTLREIKVTNGAKIMVVGSTINDVLAVNTPKEVIQQEVKAEENKKEPLCRQKQHRKVLDKGKPEDVMPTLKGVKERLPTVPLSGMYNKSGGKVRLTFKLEQDQLWIGTKERTEKIPMGSIKNVVTEPIEGHEDYHMMAFQLGPTEASQYWVYWVPAQYVDAIKDTVLGKWQYF, from the exons ATGGCGGCGCAGGATG GAAGCGAGGGAATGGAAATGGAAACCGAAGTCAGTCTGAAAGCATCCGAAGTGTCATCTGACGAGGGCAGTAAAGGAGATGCAGCAGGGCTCAAAGGAGCAGGGCTCGAACAAGCCGTCCTCGCCGACGGGGAAAACTCTTCGCCGTCTGAGGTCTCCGCGGTCAGCAACGGAGATGACAGCGATGAGGGGAAGGAGATGGTGGAAGTGAAAATTATTTGGAACAAGAACAAATACGATCTTAAAATACCTTTAGATGGAACCGGGGCAAAGCTGAAAGAGAgaattcacacactcactg GTCTTCCACCCGCTATGCAGAAGGTGATGTACAAGGGACTGCTACCCGAGGACAAAACGCTTCGCGAAATAAAAGTTACAAACGGTGCGAAAATAATGGTGGTTGGGTCAACAATAAACGACGTGCTGGCTGTAAATACACCGAAGGAAGTAATTCAACAAGAAGTCAAAgctgaggaaaacaaaaaagagccGCTGTGCAGACAAAAG CAACATAGAAAAGTGTTGGACAAAGGAAAACCGGAGGATGTTATGCCAACATTAAAAGGAGTAAAg GAGCGTTTACCAACAGTGCCTTTATCTGGAATGTACAACAAATCTGGAGGAAAAGTACGGCTCACTTTTAAACTGGAACAGGATCAGCTCTGGATTGGAACAAAGG aAAGGACAGAAAAAATCCCAATGGGATCCATCAAAAATGTTGTGACTGAGCCAATAGAAGGTCATGAAGACTACCATATGATG GCATTTCAGCTGGGTCCGACGGAAGCCTCTCAATACTGGGTTTACTGGGTGCCTGCACAGTACGTCGATGCAATCAAAGACACAGTCCTTGGAAAATGGCAGTATTTTTAA